In Spirosoma pollinicola, the genomic window AGTACTTTCTGGGCATTGGTATTCGTGCCGGTATATACCTTGGTAGTTGGCTGATCGCTGATGTCGACATAATCTATTACGAAACCAAATGGCTTGTTGTTGTTGATGCCGTTGTTGGACATCAGGTCATTCCAAACGCGGGGCGAGTCGAAGCCATCGCCATCACGGTCTGATGGATTATACCCGTTGGCATCGGTACCGGCGGTGGTCGCAGCCGTGTGATCGGCAATCATCATCAGACCACCACCATTGGAAACGAAATTCATGATCGCCGTTTTTTCCGCTGCTGTAAATAGCCGATTGGGCTCCACAACTACAAAAACGGCATAATTACTCAAATCCTGCGCATTGGTCGAATTGCCATAGGTTATGACAGAGCCGCTTGGCAATGTTTCGACCCGATTTCCGCGCTTCACCAGTTCTACGGCCCACGACGAAATACCGCCTTTCCAATAGGTTTCGGGCGTGGTTGAGGTAATGCCGGTGTAAGAAGGTGTTGGCACTCGCTGCGCTTTGGTTTCTACCGTTGTACCGCCAGTATACATAGGTACGCTTTCGGTACCATCGGCGTCGATCTGCCAATCGGCACTACCTGCATTTTCCAGATGGCTGGCATCGAACAGGAAGACTTTGCCAGTCGGTGGTGGTGGTGTGCCGCCCGAATAATCGTTAATGAGAATATCGTCGATGTTGATTCGATTCGTTGAGCCCGACACTTTACGAATCTCCAGCCGAACGCTTCCCGTTACATTGAGGGTAAAGGTTTGGGTTTGAATTGTCGACGTTGTTGTGGTAGCAACTCCCGTTTGAGTCCAGCTACTACCCGCATTGGTCGAGTACCATAAACTCCATTGGCTGGCGGCATCGGTGCCATAGGTGCCGTGTTTAATGCTAACCGTGCTGATGCCGGTTGTGACATCGAACAGCATAGTAATCTTACCCGTATTTCGAATTCGTGCCGACCAGGCACCTGCCTTCAAATCGCCACTGAGGTTACCAATCACTGCATCGTACAAGTTCCAGGATTTAGTTTGAAGCGTAACATTGTCGCCACTGGATGAGCCAGCGGGCGAAACATCGTAGGCTGTTTTAGGATTTGTTGATCCTACCTCAAACCCTTCAGACAAGCTGACCGCTTGCAGTCGGGCTGAACGAATCAAATCGCTGGTGTCAACCGTTGGTGTTAGTTCGCTGAACGAATGGCATCCAACCAGCATTGACCCCGCTATCAGGCAGGAAACATAAATGGTTCTCGTTTTACTAAAGTTGGTCATAAAACAGAAGAGTTAACAAAACAGAAGAGATACATACAAATAACTTAATTTAACCAACATACAAACTACAAAAAGTTATTACTATTCTGTTATGTTATACCGGATACTTATTCTAAAACAAAGGCTACATATAGTAAGCAGGAGATTCGCCGATGTTGTGCGTAGGTGAAGCAACGGAACAGGATTTCCTGCGTCTTTCTGGCATCTATGTCCTCAACCGCTGGAAAGCATGTTCCGAAACTATCTCAAAATCGCCTGGCGTAACATTGCCAAAAGTAAAACCTTCTCCTTTATCAATGTGCTGGGCCTTGCCCTTGGCATGACCAGCAGCCTGCTCATTTTACTCTGGGTGCAGGACGAACGCAGTATCGACCAGTTTCACACCAACGGCCCGAACATCTATGCAGTATTGGAGAACCAGCAATGGACAGGCAATGATATCAGTACTACGCCATCTACACCTGGTCCGCTGGCCTTCGCGCTTAAAGCTGACGTTCCGGAAGTAGTACTTAGCGTTAAGGTTACTTGGCAGGAGGAACACCTGCTCTCGGTTGGCGAGAAAGCTTACAAGGAGAAAGGTCGGTATTCGAGCCCCGATTTATTTCAGGTTTTTTCGTTTCCATTCGTGCATGGCGACCCAAAAACAGCCATTGCGGAGCCAACGTCTATCGTTATCTCCGAAAAAGCGGCTCAAAAGCTTTTCGGTCGAACCGATGTCCTTGGGCGGATGGTTCGGGTCGATAACAAAGAGGATCATAAAGTAACGGGGGTGGTGAAGGACATCCCCGAAACATCCTCCCTTAAGTTTGACTTTGTCTTACCCGAAGCCCCGTATGAGAAGGAAAATAATTGGCTCGAAAAATGGGATAACAACGGTATTCGTACCTATGTGATGCTGAGCCCCGGCGCTAATGTAGACGCTGTTAATGCCAAAATCCTGAACTTCATCAAGAAGCACGACAAGAACGTGACGACCATCACGACGTTCATGTTCCCTTATGAGAAAGCGTATCTACAATCGAAATTCACGAATGGTAAACCCGATGGCGGGCGGATCGAATACGTTCGGATTTTCACCATTGTCGCTCTATTCCTGCTCATCATTGCCTGTATCAACTTCATGAATCTGGCTACGGCCCGCTCGGCCAAACGGGCAAAGGAAGTCGGTATCCGGAAGGTTGTTGGGGCCGAAGGTTCATATCTGGTGGGTCAATTCGTTGGCGAAGCGATACTAACGGCCCTCTTTTCCCTGCTCGTTGCCATTATTCTGGTTCAGGTACTGCTTCCAAGCTTCAATACGCTGACGGAGAAACATATAGACATTCAGTATACGAATCCTTTTTACTGGCTCACCCTTCTTGGGCTGGCGCTAATAACCGGGCTTGTGTCGGGCAGTTATCCTGCCCTGTTCTTGTCGTCCCTTCAACCGGTTAAGGTTTTAAAAGGCACACTTCGGTTTAACACGGGGGCCGTACTGTTTCGACAGGGGCTAGTCGTTTTTCAATTTGCTCTTTCCCTGCTCCTGATTATCGGGACGCTGATCGCTGGTCGCCAGATTGACTATATACGCACGAAAAACCTGGGACTTGACCGGGAGAATGTGGTTTATATGGATCTGGAAGGTGATTTACAAAAACGGTTTGATGCTTTCCGGGAAGAACTGATACATGCCCCCGGCATTCAGTCGGTATCGTCGGCGGGCAATGACCCCATGCAAATTGGCAGTTCAACTACCGGCGTCGAATGGACAGGAAAGCCCGAAGGTGACAAGACACTGTTTACACAGTTGCCCATCAGCTATGACTTCGTAAAGACCATGAAAATTAAGCTGCTCGACGGCCGCGAGTTTTC contains:
- a CDS encoding ABC transporter permease, with amino-acid sequence MFRNYLKIAWRNIAKSKTFSFINVLGLALGMTSSLLILLWVQDERSIDQFHTNGPNIYAVLENQQWTGNDISTTPSTPGPLAFALKADVPEVVLSVKVTWQEEHLLSVGEKAYKEKGRYSSPDLFQVFSFPFVHGDPKTAIAEPTSIVISEKAAQKLFGRTDVLGRMVRVDNKEDHKVTGVVKDIPETSSLKFDFVLPEAPYEKENNWLEKWDNNGIRTYVMLSPGANVDAVNAKILNFIKKHDKNVTTITTFMFPYEKAYLQSKFTNGKPDGGRIEYVRIFTIVALFLLIIACINFMNLATARSAKRAKEVGIRKVVGAEGSYLVGQFVGEAILTALFSLLVAIILVQVLLPSFNTLTEKHIDIQYTNPFYWLTLLGLALITGLVSGSYPALFLSSLQPVKVLKGTLRFNTGAVLFRQGLVVFQFALSLLLIIGTLIAGRQIDYIRTKNLGLDRENVVYMDLEGDLQKRFDAFREELIHAPGIQSVSSAGNDPMQIGSSTTGVEWTGKPEGDKTLFTQLPISYDFVKTMKIKLLDGREFSKGTITDSTNYIVNEEAARRMGMKQAVGQDLKFWNKSGKIVGLIRNFHLNSLRVAIEPLILRLDSTNNTLLVRTTPGQTEKALKSMERLAKQFNPAYPFDYKFADESFKEQYKSETLIGTLANAFAIIAIFIACLGLFGLAMFTAEQRTKEIGVRKVLGASVPNIVALLSKDFLKLVMIAILIASPLAWWAMHQWLKDFAYRIDISWWVFALAGIMAIAIAQLTVSFQSIKAALMNPVKSLRSAE
- a CDS encoding hydrolase encodes the protein MTNFSKTRTIYVSCLIAGSMLVGCHSFSELTPTVDTSDLIRSARLQAVSLSEGFEVGSTNPKTAYDVSPAGSSSGDNVTLQTKSWNLYDAVIGNLSGDLKAGAWSARIRNTGKITMLFDVTTGISTVSIKHGTYGTDAASQWSLWYSTNAGSSWTQTGVATTTTSTIQTQTFTLNVTGSVRLEIRKVSGSTNRINIDDILINDYSGGTPPPPTGKVFLFDASHLENAGSADWQIDADGTESVPMYTGGTTVETKAQRVPTPSYTGITSTTPETYWKGGISSWAVELVKRGNRVETLPSGSVITYGNSTNAQDLSNYAVFVVVEPNRLFTAAEKTAIMNFVSNGGGLMMIADHTAATTAGTDANGYNPSDRDGDGFDSPRVWNDLMSNNGINNNKPFGFVIDYVDISDQPTTKVYTGTNTNAQKVLGGLAGTASKLAFYNGSTATLYPTNNTNVQGLFWRTSSTLNGTTGVMALLSTYGTGRVVFVGDSSPADDGTGDTNDSLFNGWSGDSPSGFTSHPALHINASLWLAKIQ